The following coding sequences lie in one Mycobacterium sp. Z3061 genomic window:
- the eccE gene encoding type VII secretion protein EccE — protein MTNPIRLKFSTGHTLVLAVLAPAAILWFLPTRYWWAGIALAAAGAIVAFVTFFGRRLTGWVATVFAWLRRRRKPPDIPSEPEVGATVKPGDHVAVRWRRGHLIAVIELKPRPFTPTVIVDGKAHTDDVLDTRLLEHLLEVHCPDLEADIVSAGFRVGRTASPDVVNLYQQVIGADPAPAHRRTWIMLRADPELTRKSAQRRDEGVAGLARYLVASATRIADNLASHGVDAVCGRSFDDYDHAIDIGFEGFVREKWSMIKGRDSYTAAYTAPGGPDLWWSARADRTVIRVRVRPGMLPQATVLLTTVGKPKTPRGFTRLYGGQRPALTGQNLIADRHCQIPIGSAGVLIGETVNRCPVYLPFDDVDASLNLGDAQTFTQFVVRAAAAGAHVTMGTHFEEFARLIGAQVGQVAKVTWPSATTYLGPHAGVEKVVLRHNMVSTPRHHKLPIRRVSPPEESRYQLALPK, from the coding sequence ATGACCAACCCGATCCGGCTGAAATTCAGCACCGGGCACACCCTGGTGCTCGCCGTGCTGGCGCCGGCGGCAATCCTGTGGTTCCTGCCGACCCGGTACTGGTGGGCCGGCATCGCGCTGGCGGCGGCGGGGGCCATCGTCGCGTTCGTCACCTTCTTCGGACGGCGGCTGACCGGCTGGGTGGCAACGGTTTTCGCGTGGCTGCGCCGTCGCCGCAAACCGCCGGACATCCCGTCCGAACCCGAGGTCGGGGCCACCGTGAAGCCCGGCGATCACGTCGCGGTGCGCTGGCGCCGCGGCCATCTGATCGCCGTCATCGAACTCAAGCCGCGACCGTTCACCCCGACCGTGATCGTCGACGGCAAGGCGCACACCGACGACGTGCTGGACACCCGGCTGCTGGAACATCTGCTCGAAGTGCACTGCCCCGACCTCGAGGCCGACATCGTCTCAGCCGGCTTCCGGGTCGGCCGAACCGCCAGCCCGGACGTGGTGAACCTCTATCAGCAGGTGATCGGCGCCGACCCGGCACCGGCGCACCGGCGCACCTGGATCATGCTGCGCGCCGACCCGGAACTGACCCGCAAGTCCGCGCAGCGGCGCGACGAGGGCGTCGCCGGTCTGGCCCGCTACCTGGTCGCCTCGGCCACCCGCATCGCCGACAACCTGGCCAGTCACGGCGTGGACGCGGTGTGCGGGCGCAGCTTCGACGACTACGACCACGCCATCGACATCGGCTTCGAGGGCTTCGTGCGAGAGAAGTGGTCGATGATCAAGGGACGCGACTCCTACACCGCGGCCTACACCGCCCCGGGCGGCCCCGACCTGTGGTGGTCGGCGCGCGCGGACCGCACCGTCATCCGGGTGCGCGTGCGGCCCGGGATGCTGCCCCAGGCCACGGTGTTGCTGACCACGGTGGGCAAGCCGAAGACCCCGCGTGGTTTCACCCGCCTGTACGGCGGGCAGCGGCCCGCCCTGACCGGACAGAACCTGATCGCCGACCGGCACTGCCAGATCCCGATCGGATCGGCCGGTGTGCTGATCGGCGAGACCGTCAACCGCTGTCCGGTCTACCTGCCGTTCGACGACGTCGACGCCAGCCTCAACCTGGGTGACGCCCAGACGTTCACCCAGTTCGTGGTGCGCGCGGCGGCCGCGGGCGCGCACGTCACGATGGGCACGCATTTCGAAGAGTTCGCCCGGCTGATCGGCGCCCAGGTCGGTCAGGTGGCCAAGGTGACATGGCCGAGCGCGACGACGTACCTGGGCCCGCACGCCGGGGTGGAAAAGGTCGTGCTGCGGCACAACATGGTCAGCACGCCGCGCCACCACAAGTTGCCGATCCGTCGTGTCTCCCCGCCGGAGGAAAGCCGTTACCAGCTGGCGCTGCCGAAGTAG
- the mycP gene encoding type VII secretion-associated serine protease mycosin, translated as MHRILLMAVALAVATAPPALAITPPPIDPGALPPDVTGPDQPTEQRVQCSGPTVLPDSTFHDPPWSNSYIGVAEAHKFATGAGVTVAVIDTGVNASPRVPAEPGGDFVDQAGNGLSDCDAHGTLTAAIIGGRPAPTDGYVGVAPDVRLISLRQTSEAFEPVGTQPNPNDPNATPAAGSIRSLARAVVHAANLGANVINISEAACYKVTKPIDEASLGAAIDYAVNVKNAVVVAAAGNTGGDCAQNPLPDAANPGDPRGWNKVQTVVTPAWYGGAVITVGGIGQTGVPSSFSMHGPWVDVAAPAENIESLGDRGDPVNALQGKEGPVPIAGTSFAAAYVSGVAALVRQRFPELTAPQVVQRIEATARHPGGGVDDLVGSGAVNALAALTWDIAPGRATIPYDVRRMPPPVMAPAPDRVPITVVTLAIGGLLLALGFGSLAARALRRRR; from the coding sequence GTGCACCGGATCTTGCTGATGGCGGTGGCGCTGGCCGTCGCAACGGCGCCGCCGGCACTCGCAATCACTCCGCCGCCGATCGATCCCGGAGCCCTGCCGCCGGATGTCACCGGTCCAGATCAACCCACCGAACAACGCGTCCAATGTTCTGGCCCGACGGTGCTGCCGGATTCGACCTTCCACGACCCGCCGTGGAGCAACTCCTACATCGGCGTCGCCGAGGCCCACAAGTTCGCCACCGGCGCCGGCGTGACGGTCGCGGTGATCGACACCGGCGTCAACGCTTCCCCCCGTGTTCCGGCCGAGCCCGGCGGCGATTTCGTCGACCAGGCCGGCAACGGTCTGTCCGACTGCGATGCCCACGGCACCCTCACCGCGGCCATCATCGGGGGCCGCCCCGCCCCCACCGACGGCTACGTCGGCGTCGCACCCGACGTCCGGCTGATCTCGCTGCGCCAGACCTCCGAAGCCTTCGAACCCGTTGGCACCCAACCGAACCCGAACGATCCGAACGCCACCCCGGCCGCCGGTTCGATCCGCAGCCTGGCCCGGGCGGTGGTGCACGCCGCCAACCTCGGCGCCAACGTCATCAACATCAGCGAGGCCGCCTGCTACAAGGTGACCAAACCGATCGACGAGGCGAGCCTGGGCGCCGCCATCGACTACGCCGTCAACGTCAAGAACGCGGTGGTCGTCGCCGCGGCCGGCAACACCGGTGGTGACTGTGCCCAGAACCCGCTGCCCGACGCAGCCAACCCCGGCGATCCCCGAGGCTGGAACAAGGTGCAGACCGTGGTCACGCCCGCCTGGTACGGCGGGGCGGTGATCACCGTCGGCGGCATCGGCCAGACGGGCGTCCCCAGTAGCTTCTCCATGCACGGACCGTGGGTCGATGTGGCGGCGCCCGCCGAGAACATCGAATCGCTCGGTGACCGCGGGGACCCGGTGAACGCCCTGCAGGGCAAGGAAGGGCCGGTGCCGATCGCCGGGACGTCGTTCGCCGCGGCCTACGTCTCGGGGGTGGCAGCCCTGGTTCGCCAGCGGTTTCCCGAACTGACGGCCCCGCAAGTCGTGCAGCGCATCGAGGCCACCGCGCGCCATCCGGGCGGCGGCGTCGACGATCTGGTGGGCTCGGGCGCCGTCAACGCCCTTGCCGCATTGACGTGGGACATCGCACCCGGGCGGGCCACCATTCCGTACGACGTGCGGCGGATGCCACCGCCGGTGATGGCCCCCGCCCCCGACCGGGTACCGATCACGGTGGTGACGCTGGCGATCGGCGGCCTGCTGCTGGCCCTCGGCTTCGGCTCGCTGGCGGCCCGGGCGTTGAGGCGCCGTCGATGA
- a CDS encoding thiolase family protein, whose product MATPVIIGAVRTAIGRSFKGTLVNTPPETLITAVLPEVVRRSGVDPSAIDDIIFAESHYGGGDLARYAATATGLEHVPGQSVNRHCAGSLTAIGNAAAQIGSGMERVLIAGGVQSLSMTPLTNWRIPGPELKFEERWMPPTHVETPDAPAKDMSITVGWNTAQSVGITREEMDAWAARSHQRAVAAQDAGKFADEILPLKITQFDGSVTEFAIDEHPRRDTTVEKLAGLKVLHPEIEGFSITAGNSSGTNDAAAAVALVDADYAAAEGLNVMGKVRAWAAAGVAPRDCGLGAVKVIGKVLQRAGISVEDVALWEINEAFASVPIAACREYGIDEEKVNFFGSGCSLGHPIAASGARMVTTLTYELMRRGGGIGVAAMCAGGGQGGAVVVEV is encoded by the coding sequence ATGGCCACACCCGTAATCATTGGCGCCGTCCGGACGGCGATCGGCCGCTCCTTCAAGGGCACCCTCGTCAACACCCCGCCCGAGACGCTGATCACCGCGGTGCTGCCCGAGGTGGTGCGCCGCTCGGGGGTGGACCCGTCGGCCATCGACGACATCATCTTCGCCGAATCTCATTACGGCGGCGGTGATCTGGCGCGCTACGCCGCCACCGCCACGGGCCTGGAGCACGTGCCCGGGCAGTCGGTGAACCGGCACTGTGCGGGCAGCCTGACCGCCATCGGCAACGCCGCCGCGCAGATCGGCTCCGGGATGGAGCGGGTGCTGATCGCCGGGGGCGTGCAGTCGCTGTCGATGACGCCGCTGACCAACTGGCGCATCCCCGGTCCCGAGCTGAAGTTCGAGGAGCGGTGGATGCCGCCCACGCACGTCGAGACACCGGACGCCCCCGCCAAGGACATGTCCATCACCGTCGGATGGAACACCGCGCAGTCGGTCGGAATCACCCGCGAGGAGATGGACGCCTGGGCCGCCCGCTCGCACCAGCGCGCCGTCGCCGCGCAGGACGCCGGCAAGTTCGCCGACGAGATCCTGCCGCTGAAGATCACCCAGTTCGACGGGTCGGTCACCGAATTCGCCATCGACGAGCACCCGCGCCGCGACACCACGGTAGAGAAGCTGGCCGGGCTGAAGGTGCTGCACCCGGAGATCGAGGGCTTCTCGATCACCGCCGGCAACAGCAGCGGCACCAACGACGCCGCCGCGGCGGTGGCGTTAGTCGACGCCGACTACGCGGCCGCCGAGGGACTGAACGTCATGGGCAAGGTCCGGGCCTGGGCCGCCGCCGGCGTGGCGCCGCGCGACTGCGGGCTGGGCGCCGTCAAGGTGATCGGCAAGGTGCTGCAGCGCGCCGGGATCTCGGTCGAGGATGTGGCGCTGTGGGAGATCAACGAGGCGTTCGCCTCGGTGCCGATCGCCGCGTGCCGGGAGTACGGCATCGACGAGGAGAAGGTGAACTTCTTCGGCAGCGGCTGCAGCCTCGGGCACCCGATCGCGGCCTCCGGCGCGCGGATGGTGACCACGCTGACCTACGAGCTGATGCGTCGCGGCGGCGGCATCGGGGTTGCGGCGATGTGTGCGGGCGGCGGCCAGGGCGGGGCGGTCGTCGTCGAGGTATAG
- the eccA gene encoding type VII secretion AAA-ATPase EccA, whose product MTGATVTAAARKRFDQGMALLDRDPAAAGARFREATEIDPSMADAWLGRIAAGDESLPTVQQLYKYGTRLHRETNRLGLRLAAPIKAGPYLSISVTEASHAGLALASALIDAGRYAEADALLGDPALLDTWENHQWQQYVDAYLMFATQRWPDAVAVAARVLPPQAIIMSAVTAATCALAAHAAAHLGQARVALGWTERVEVHSPATASRRTRNENAITAIDSGDYPLIAADLAYVRGMAHRQLGEESQAHEWLSRATINGALMASAQQALADTSLQLLITDEETIGTRTDRWDVRTQRSVQQRTDAEHEERRNQLLQEGRALLDNQVGLAEVKRAVAELEDQIEVRALRLAAGLPVANQTNHMLLVGPPGTGKTTTAEALGKIYAGLGIVRHPEIVEVKRADFCGEHIGASGPKTNELIDRSLGRVLFMDEFYSLVERHQDGRPDMIGMEAVNQLLVALEVHRFDFCFIGAGYEKEVDEFLTVNPGLAGRFNRKLRFESYTPDELVEIAVRYGNPRATVIEPGAAEVLNAACATLRSYRAPDGTHGVDLMQNGRFSRNVVERAERLRDSRVAAQHRSAKGSVTVEDLQTLRTQDVITAVREACAEKHVPIEL is encoded by the coding sequence ATGACGGGCGCCACCGTGACCGCCGCCGCGCGGAAGCGGTTCGACCAGGGCATGGCGTTGCTGGACCGGGATCCCGCGGCGGCCGGGGCACGATTCCGGGAAGCAACCGAGATCGATCCGTCGATGGCGGACGCCTGGCTCGGCCGCATCGCCGCGGGTGACGAATCGTTGCCGACCGTCCAGCAACTGTACAAATACGGCACCCGACTGCACCGGGAGACCAACCGGCTCGGACTGCGCCTGGCGGCCCCCATCAAAGCGGGTCCCTACCTGTCGATTTCGGTGACGGAGGCATCGCATGCTGGGCTCGCGTTGGCGAGCGCGCTGATCGATGCGGGCCGGTATGCCGAAGCCGATGCGTTGCTGGGCGATCCCGCCCTGTTGGACACCTGGGAAAACCACCAGTGGCAACAGTACGTCGACGCCTACCTGATGTTCGCGACCCAACGGTGGCCGGACGCCGTCGCCGTAGCGGCAAGGGTTCTACCGCCGCAGGCCATCATCATGTCGGCGGTCACGGCGGCAACGTGCGCGCTGGCGGCCCATGCCGCGGCCCACCTGGGGCAGGCGCGTGTCGCGCTCGGTTGGACCGAGCGGGTCGAGGTGCATTCGCCGGCCACCGCGTCGCGCCGAACCCGAAACGAGAACGCGATCACCGCGATCGATTCCGGCGACTACCCCTTGATCGCGGCCGATCTGGCTTATGTGCGGGGGATGGCGCACCGACAACTCGGCGAGGAATCGCAGGCGCACGAGTGGCTGTCCAGGGCGACCATCAACGGCGCGCTGATGGCCTCCGCCCAGCAGGCGCTGGCCGACACCAGCCTGCAACTCCTGATCACCGATGAGGAGACCATCGGCACCCGCACGGACAGATGGGATGTGAGAACTCAGCGGTCTGTGCAGCAGCGCACCGACGCCGAACACGAGGAGCGGCGCAACCAACTGTTGCAGGAAGGCCGCGCGCTGCTCGACAACCAGGTCGGGTTGGCCGAGGTCAAGCGTGCGGTCGCCGAACTGGAGGACCAGATCGAGGTTCGGGCGCTACGGCTGGCTGCCGGACTGCCGGTGGCCAACCAAACCAATCACATGTTGTTGGTCGGCCCACCGGGCACCGGAAAGACCACGACCGCCGAAGCGCTGGGCAAGATCTACGCGGGCCTGGGTATCGTCCGTCATCCCGAGATCGTGGAAGTGAAACGGGCCGACTTCTGCGGCGAGCACATAGGCGCGTCCGGCCCGAAAACCAATGAGCTGATTGACCGTTCGCTGGGCCGGGTGCTGTTCATGGACGAGTTCTACTCACTGGTGGAGCGACACCAGGACGGGCGACCGGACATGATCGGCATGGAAGCGGTAAACCAGTTGTTGGTGGCACTGGAGGTGCACCGGTTCGACTTCTGCTTCATCGGCGCCGGGTACGAGAAGGAAGTCGACGAATTCCTCACGGTGAACCCGGGTTTGGCCGGACGGTTCAACCGCAAGCTGCGATTCGAGTCGTATACGCCGGACGAGCTGGTGGAAATCGCGGTGCGTTACGGCAATCCGAGAGCAACCGTGATCGAACCGGGCGCGGCCGAGGTGCTGAACGCGGCGTGCGCGACCCTGCGTTCGTATCGCGCGCCGGACGGCACGCACGGGGTCGACCTCATGCAGAACGGACGGTTCTCCCGCAACGTCGTGGAACGTGCTGAGCGGCTGCGGGATTCACGCGTGGCTGCGCAACACCGCAGTGCCAAGGGGTCGGTCACGGTCGAGGACCTGCAGACCCTGCGCACCCAGGATGTGATCACCGCCGTGCGTGAGGCCTGCGCGGAGAAGCACGTACCGATCGAGCTGTAG
- the eccE gene encoding type VII secretion protein EccE translates to MTHGVRLTVIVGIFLITMVEWLAGGYPGAATGLVIGLAFAVVPWRGQAAWSWLTLWLRRSRPIGLTEPHTVANDRAGGGVRFQDGISVAVVQLLGRAHTPTLFTGSTSTHTENAFDVGDLMPLLRQVLGLQVASLSVVSTGARRRATGDYPRVYDTLIGTPPYAGQRETWVVVRIAALANAEALQPRASVGTATLAAAQRISAAMRQRGIRAKVATATDIVELERRLGASALDVLNRRWGSVRGEGGWLTTYWYRPPDITTENLAQAWATRADGITQNITLFGDGSITATVTVRSAQPPTAAPAMLLQTLPGEQSAALAANLCGPLPRLRGIRHSRLTDPLVIPIGPSGVLLGKVDGGNRMMLPFDDPGEFSRVHIAADDALAKRIVVRLAGAGERVTVHTRDTKRWASVRMPDIAVTDLPKPMAGTTISVVDGTVTPAPRPNTVVSVGKPDVAYHGSADVVVTQTGPATVSVAAAGRVYTVDVELFRAENRYVSAEPVSLRSGELTAADSP, encoded by the coding sequence ATGACGCACGGCGTCCGGCTGACCGTCATCGTCGGCATCTTCCTGATCACCATGGTCGAGTGGTTGGCCGGCGGATATCCTGGCGCCGCAACGGGTTTGGTGATAGGCCTGGCCTTTGCCGTCGTGCCGTGGCGGGGCCAGGCGGCCTGGTCGTGGCTAACCCTGTGGCTGCGACGCAGCCGTCCGATCGGGTTGACCGAACCGCACACCGTGGCCAACGACCGGGCCGGCGGGGGAGTGCGCTTTCAAGACGGCATCTCGGTTGCCGTCGTGCAGCTGTTGGGTAGGGCGCACACGCCGACCCTGTTCACCGGCTCGACCTCGACCCACACCGAGAACGCCTTCGACGTAGGCGATTTGATGCCGTTACTACGGCAGGTCCTTGGCTTGCAGGTGGCATCGCTCAGCGTCGTCAGCACCGGCGCCCGGCGGCGAGCCACCGGTGACTACCCCCGGGTGTACGACACTCTGATCGGGACCCCGCCCTACGCTGGTCAACGCGAAACATGGGTCGTCGTCCGTATAGCGGCGCTCGCCAACGCCGAGGCGCTGCAGCCGAGAGCCTCGGTGGGCACGGCAACGCTGGCGGCGGCGCAACGGATCAGCGCAGCGATGCGCCAGCGCGGAATCCGCGCCAAGGTCGCAACCGCCACCGACATCGTCGAGCTGGAGCGTCGGCTGGGTGCGTCGGCGCTGGATGTGTTGAATCGTCGCTGGGGTTCGGTGCGGGGGGAAGGCGGCTGGCTGACCACCTACTGGTACCGGCCCCCGGATATCACCACCGAGAACCTGGCGCAGGCCTGGGCGACCCGCGCCGACGGAATCACTCAGAACATCACGCTGTTCGGCGATGGAAGCATCACCGCTACGGTCACCGTCCGCAGTGCGCAACCGCCGACGGCCGCGCCGGCCATGCTGTTGCAGACGCTGCCGGGCGAGCAGTCGGCGGCGCTGGCGGCCAACCTGTGCGGCCCGTTGCCGCGGCTGCGCGGAATCCGGCACAGCCGGTTGACCGATCCCCTTGTCATCCCCATCGGGCCGTCCGGAGTCCTGCTGGGCAAGGTGGACGGCGGGAACAGGATGATGCTGCCCTTCGACGATCCCGGCGAGTTCAGCCGGGTACACATCGCCGCTGATGATGCGCTGGCCAAGCGCATCGTGGTAAGGCTGGCCGGAGCGGGCGAGCGGGTCACCGTGCACACTCGAGACACCAAGCGGTGGGCCAGCGTTCGAATGCCGGACATCGCCGTCACCGATCTGCCCAAGCCGATGGCCGGGACCACGATCAGTGTCGTCGACGGTACCGTAACTCCCGCGCCCCGCCCCAATACGGTTGTCTCCGTTGGGAAGCCGGACGTCGCGTACCACGGCTCGGCGGATGTGGTGGTCACCCAGACCGGTCCCGCAACGGTCTCGGTGGCGGCGGCGGGCAGGGTGTACACCGTCGACGTCGAACTGTTCCGTGCCGAGAATCGTTACGTGTCAGCCGAACCCGTAAGCCTTCGCAGCGGTGAGCTGACCGCGGCGGATTCGCCATGA
- the mycP gene encoding type VII secretion-associated serine protease mycosin, with the protein MRRTAAAARRLSAILMVVLVTGMSTNYEIAQAIPPPTIDPSRVPADGRPAADQPMRQSNMCARTITVADPNVAVTAPGFTMLNISKAWQYSTGNGVPVAIIDTGINPGPRLRVVAGGDYIMGGDGLMDCDAHGTIVASVIGAAPQGSPMPAPMPATPAFPPPAGPPPVDGAPPPPGGAPPPPAPPPPPTPVTVTETRPAPPPPPGDEPSNGPGEPGAGSADIPEVPAPPPGSPDGVMGVAPHAVIISIRQSSRAYEPVNPGPGDMEVRKKAGSIATLASGIVHAANMGAKVINISVTSCVPAADPLDQAAIGAAVWYAATVKDAVIVAAAGNDSEDGCAQNPSFDPLNTSDPRDWHQVKTVSSPSWFADYVLSVGAVDNTGAVISKSLAGPWVAAAAPGVGIMGLSPQTGGPVNAYPPIRPGEKNMPIWGTSFSAAYVSGVAALVRAKYPGLSAHQIINRIVQTAHNPPRGVDNQVGYGVVDPVAALTFDVPPGDRLPPTAHSRIITPAAPPPPPDHRARNVALMFAAIVMAGVGAAALISRARRQR; encoded by the coding sequence ATGAGGCGGACAGCCGCAGCCGCCCGACGACTGAGTGCCATCCTCATGGTCGTCCTGGTCACCGGCATGTCGACCAATTATGAAATCGCACAGGCAATTCCGCCACCGACGATCGACCCGTCCCGGGTACCCGCGGACGGCCGGCCGGCCGCCGACCAACCGATGCGGCAGAGCAACATGTGCGCCCGGACCATCACCGTCGCCGATCCCAATGTGGCGGTCACCGCGCCGGGTTTCACCATGCTCAACATCAGCAAGGCGTGGCAGTACTCGACCGGCAACGGGGTGCCGGTAGCGATCATCGACACCGGTATCAATCCGGGCCCGCGGCTGCGGGTGGTCGCCGGCGGGGACTACATCATGGGCGGCGACGGACTGATGGACTGCGACGCGCACGGCACCATCGTGGCGTCGGTGATCGGCGCCGCTCCACAGGGCAGCCCGATGCCGGCCCCGATGCCCGCCACTCCTGCCTTTCCGCCACCGGCCGGACCGCCCCCGGTCGACGGGGCACCGCCACCGCCCGGGGGCGCGCCGCCCCCACCCGCGCCACCACCGCCGCCCACCCCCGTCACGGTCACCGAAACCAGGCCGGCACCTCCGCCGCCGCCTGGTGATGAACCGTCCAATGGGCCAGGGGAGCCCGGCGCCGGAAGCGCCGACATCCCCGAGGTGCCCGCCCCACCGCCGGGGTCACCCGATGGCGTCATGGGCGTCGCACCGCACGCGGTGATCATCTCCATCCGCCAGTCGTCGCGGGCCTACGAGCCGGTTAATCCCGGACCGGGTGACATGGAGGTCCGCAAGAAGGCGGGTTCCATCGCAACACTGGCCAGCGGCATCGTGCACGCCGCCAACATGGGCGCCAAAGTCATCAACATCAGCGTGACGTCGTGCGTGCCGGCCGCTGACCCGTTGGACCAGGCCGCCATCGGCGCGGCGGTGTGGTACGCGGCCACGGTCAAGGACGCGGTGATCGTCGCTGCCGCAGGCAATGACAGTGAGGACGGCTGCGCCCAGAACCCTTCTTTCGATCCGCTGAACACCTCCGATCCCCGGGACTGGCATCAGGTCAAGACCGTTTCGTCGCCGTCGTGGTTCGCTGACTACGTGCTGTCGGTGGGTGCGGTCGACAACACCGGCGCCGTGATCTCCAAGAGCTTGGCCGGTCCCTGGGTGGCCGCGGCCGCGCCTGGTGTCGGCATCATGGGTTTGTCGCCGCAAACCGGTGGTCCGGTCAACGCCTACCCCCCGATCCGGCCCGGTGAGAAGAACATGCCGATCTGGGGCACCAGCTTCTCCGCCGCCTACGTCAGCGGCGTCGCGGCTCTGGTGCGGGCGAAGTATCCGGGGTTGTCCGCCCACCAGATCATCAATCGCATCGTCCAGACAGCACACAATCCGCCTCGCGGAGTCGACAACCAGGTCGGCTACGGGGTGGTCGATCCGGTGGCTGCGTTGACTTTCGATGTCCCGCCGGGGGACCGGCTCCCACCCACCGCGCACAGCCGGATCATTACACCGGCGGCTCCGCCGCCCCCGCCGGATCACCGCGCCCGCAACGTCGCCTTGATGTTCGCGGCAATCGTCATGGCTGGTGTGGGTGCAGCCGCCCTGATCTCGCGGGCGCGGCGGCAACGATGA
- the eccD gene encoding type VII secretion integral membrane protein EccD — MAKVSFPARCAVAVVCGEHLLSQVYPASVPIEVFLDNAVELLNEELKRRGLGGLDGGAGYELHKANGVRLDVTKTLDELGVEDGATLALVPAVDGESFEPQYESLSTGLARVGKKLFEPVTVRTAAHTALAITAAVAVTILGLAVRQRISSETLAPGILTSSLGLLSAGGAVAVWRWWPHRTDMIDALGWLAVPLFAVGLAASAPGHLGSAHVFIGAVTAAVLAWGISGTTGRHLSAAATVVTLCVVGGTVAAVRMWWPVPAQWLGMCTLVALLFVLTAAPTIALWVARIRPPYFGSITGRDLFRRSAGLPTDAVAPVSDGTDDTDEDANPDTTPRGAQIAAAAIRANRVLTGICVGAAAALPAAVWSSLMPGRDRAAAAAVLAGLFVVIFINRGRAFADKRQAVALVSGAAAATCAGVVKHVVHEPASSSQALVAAAMLLVAFAGAGLLAALLVPVTRFTPLVRMAAEWLEIVAIIAALPMAAWIGGLFTWVRMR, encoded by the coding sequence ATGGCGAAGGTTTCGTTCCCCGCCCGGTGTGCGGTCGCCGTCGTGTGCGGTGAACACCTCCTTTCCCAGGTCTACCCGGCGTCCGTGCCCATCGAGGTCTTCCTCGACAACGCCGTCGAACTCCTCAACGAGGAGCTCAAGCGCCGCGGCCTGGGCGGCCTGGACGGCGGCGCCGGTTACGAGTTGCACAAAGCCAACGGGGTGCGCCTGGATGTGACCAAGACCCTCGACGAGCTCGGCGTCGAGGACGGCGCCACGCTGGCGCTGGTTCCGGCGGTTGACGGCGAGTCGTTCGAGCCGCAGTACGAGTCGCTGTCCACCGGACTGGCCCGGGTAGGCAAGAAGCTTTTCGAACCGGTCACCGTGCGAACCGCGGCTCACACCGCGCTGGCGATCACTGCGGCCGTAGCCGTGACGATACTGGGACTTGCGGTGCGACAACGCATCTCATCGGAGACGCTGGCACCCGGCATCCTCACGAGTAGCCTCGGGTTGCTTTCTGCCGGAGGCGCCGTCGCGGTATGGCGGTGGTGGCCGCACCGTACCGACATGATCGACGCCCTGGGGTGGCTGGCCGTGCCGCTGTTCGCGGTGGGACTGGCCGCCTCCGCACCGGGACACCTGGGATCGGCTCACGTCTTCATCGGCGCGGTGACGGCGGCGGTGCTGGCCTGGGGGATCAGCGGGACAACGGGACGCCACCTCAGTGCGGCAGCGACGGTGGTGACGCTGTGCGTGGTGGGCGGAACCGTTGCAGCGGTGCGCATGTGGTGGCCCGTGCCCGCCCAGTGGCTGGGGATGTGCACCCTGGTCGCCCTGCTATTCGTCCTGACAGCGGCCCCGACGATCGCGCTCTGGGTTGCCCGGATCCGGCCGCCCTACTTCGGCTCGATCACCGGACGCGACTTGTTCCGACGGAGCGCCGGGCTTCCTACCGATGCGGTCGCGCCGGTCAGCGATGGCACCGACGACACCGACGAGGACGCGAATCCCGACACCACCCCGCGCGGCGCACAGATCGCCGCCGCGGCGATACGTGCCAACCGTGTGCTGACCGGAATCTGCGTCGGCGCCGCGGCTGCCTTGCCCGCCGCGGTGTGGTCATCCCTGATGCCGGGCCGTGACCGGGCAGCGGCGGCCGCGGTGCTCGCCGGGCTCTTCGTCGTGATCTTCATCAACCGGGGGCGGGCCTTCGCCGACAAACGCCAGGCCGTTGCGCTGGTGTCCGGCGCGGCGGCCGCGACCTGCGCCGGGGTCGTCAAACACGTTGTGCACGAACCGGCTTCGTCAAGCCAGGCGCTGGTGGCCGCGGCAATGCTGTTGGTCGCGTTCGCCGGCGCGGGACTGTTGGCGGCGTTGCTCGTTCCGGTCACCAGGTTCACGCCGCTGGTACGGATGGCCGCGGAGTGGCTCGAGATCGTGGCCATCATCGCCGCGCTGCCGATGGCCGCCTGGATCGGCGGACTGTTCACCTGGGTGCGGATGCGATGA